The DNA segment ACCTGCGGCTGCAGTACAACCACTCGGGGGCCTGCAACAAGAAGCAGCTGGACCCGGTCCGCCTGCGCCTGATCCGCCACTACGTGGAGAGCGTCTTCCCGGCGGAAAAGATGGAGGAGGTGTGGCACTACGAGTGCGTGCCGAGCATCGACGAGCGCTGCCGAAGGCCCAACCGCAAGAAGTGCGACATGCTCAAGAAGGCCAGGCGCGGCGCCACCGCCGGCCCCTAGGTGGCGCCTGGCTCCGCTAACACTTGGACGTCGTAGCCTTAGCGTCGACTGCGGCGACTTGCTAGCACACGCCGCGTCCTTCCTCCACCGCGCTGACAGTGTGTGGTCGTCTTATACAAGTTCTAAGCCGCTGACATGTCTCTAATAAAAGCACAGCACCACTGAAGTGGGTGTCACGCTCCAGCGTCACCTGACCTGCAGAGCTCAGCTCCACCTCTCACTCCTGCAGGTCGCTCTTCATACCAAGAGGACGCATCTGGAAAACGTGTCGctgggtgatgacatcacagcccgCCTGCCACCGCCTGGACACCTGGGAAGGAGCCGTGGAGGGTCCGGGCCAGGACACTTTTATTCACCTCGTGCTTCAACACACCCGAGTCCAGTCCGCGGCTCATCCACCTGCCCCCGCAGGCACCTCGCGCGTCCCATGGCCCTGGACGGGTCCCGAGTCCAACTTCGAAGCCTCCTGGCTGCGGAGCTCCAGAATCTTCCACCGCCTCAAGCTGACCTTGAacctctcctcctcaggagacTCCCACAAGACCTTTCTGAGGACCACCCGCTTCAGTTGCACCGTGCCGGCCTCCTTGTCCTCCGACACGATCAGGTCCAGAGTGTCCCCGACTCTCACCTGCAGAAGAGAGCGAGTCAGTCGAGAGAAGCCGCCTGCGGCCGCGTCGCAACAACTGGcctttttgcttttcttcagcAGCCGCTGGCCGTTGAGTCGGAGGCGGCTGTGGTAGAGGGCGTCTTCGATCTtactgcaacacacacagtcaggtGAGTGAGTGTCTGGGTCCGTGGGGCAAACGGACAAAACCGGTGCGTTTCTCTGGGTCTGCAGTGGACAGTGCAGACCCAGAGAAACGCACCGGTGCCAGCCTGCTGGTGTGGTGTGGAGACCCTCAGGGAGGACTTACTTGCGTGCCACGTCCAGACCCGCCTTCATGATCATGTCGTAGCGAAACGACTGCACGGATTTCTCCACGTCCTTGTAGCCGTCTGGTACACTGGCGTCCGGCTGCTCTTCATCCTCGCcgtgggcctcctcctcctcctcctcctcctcctcctcgtctgctGTCGTCCCGGCTGCACCTTTCTCGCTGTTGCTCTTGAACCTCCGACAGGGGAGCCTCGGCCTCCCACCGGAGCAGCCCCACGGCTGGCGCGCGCAGACGCTTCCCGGGTCCCACCGGGTCAGCGCGGCggccagcaggtggtgctggCGGGTCAACTGCCTCACGGTGAGAAGCTGCGCCAGCTTGGGGACTTGGCAGCTCCAGCGGGCCACTGGACACAGGAGCGCGCGCAGTCAGGCACAGGCAGGTGTGACCCGGCTCCATTTCCCTGAACTAACCCCGTCACTGGACAGACCGTGGTCAGACTTAGCAAGAAGCAGAGGGTTGACAGGTCCCGGGCCGCTCTCAGCCGTGACTCGGCCTGCGCCACCAGTAGCTCTCTACGTCAGGCCCGAGGTCAAGGGTCATCCGGCTGGACCCAACATGCGTCTGTGTCATCACGAACGACCCAGCCTGTTGTTGGACTGACGTGGACCGGTGCAGCTTGGCGGCTACAGTCGGTGCCAACGCTCGGCAAACACTCGTCTGTGGCGGTTGCGCGCGTCGGTTGAAGAGAACCCCGCAATCTAGCGGTGACTCGCGGCGGGTCGATGACTTACCGGTGGAACAGAGTCTCATGGCGGCAGCAGGTCGCGGCGCCGACGctctcacttcagctgctgcgtGCACGTGCTGCCACCTGGCGGCTTGGAAGGGTACTTCTCAACACAGCCGGAACCAGAAGGTGCCGGATTCCAGTCCAGCGACACCGCGGATGTGTCCTTCCGGTCTCCAGCAGCTGCGCGttcgtccactagagggcagcagccaGCTGAGCCTGGAGGCTTTGGTCACGTGAGCTGAGAAGCGCTGAAGACAACAGGAAGCCAAGGCTGCATTTATTGCAAGTCTCTTTCTCCAGCATGAGACACGTTTGTACACAGCGTCCGCATCACCCGGGTTCCACCACCGAGAACAGAGGCGTTGGTTGCAGCAGATGTGCCGGCGGCGGCGTCTGCACTGGGTGTGTCAGAATATCTGTGCCACGACACCAGAGAGGAAGTGGCTCTTCTGGGGGTCACGTGCGACACGGCCCCGAGCGCTGACTCCCGTGGTGCCTGGTCCTCTCCGGGCGGCACCGACAGTCGGCCACGTGACGGCCGTCGTCCTTCCTCTGTTCCCCAGTTCCCTCGCGACCATCATCCGTTCCTTCCTGTTCCAGGTGTCCAGGGGACCAGGAGTGCGGCGCCGTCATAGGGACGTCTCCACGCAGGCGCCGTTCCGGTGGAAGGACCTGTGGTTGTGGCAGCTCTCGCTGCAGTGGACGATCAGCACCGGGTAGCAGAGCGCGTCCTCGTAGAGCggaggctcctcctcctcctcagccgcCAGCCGCGTGTTCTCGCCGGGGCTCTCCTGCTCGTCCAAGCTGCCGCTCCTCCAGAAGCAGCTCCGCCGGGAGCCGTGGCGCCGCGCCAGCGAGAAGCGGCTGCTGCTGAAGGGGAGGCGGGAGCCGGCGCAGACGCTGAGGGCGCTGCGCGAGAAGACGGAGGAGCAGCTGACGGCTCTGTGGCAGCGCCCGCACGGCCGCTGCGCCAGGTCCATCAGCCCGGCCTCCGAGTAGCTGGGCACCAGCTGCTGGTTGGAGCGAATGTGCCACTCCAGCTCGGTGCTGTCCACCGTGTTGACGCGGGGGATGCGGCGCCAGTACGGCCTGTCCTCACACGGCGTGGCCGGCAGGTAGTCGTGCCCGAACAGCTTCTCCACTCGGTAGTGGACGTACGCGGTGCGGTACTCTGTGAAGACCCTGAGGGGCCAGGAGAAGGTGAGGAAGGAAGCCATCCAGAAGACGGGCTGGGACAGGTACCAGGGCAGGCGCTGCGGGTCGGCCAGCACCAGCACGTGCTCCTTCAGCTCCAGGTTCTTCAGGTGCATGCCCTCCCGGGCCTCCATGTAGTCGTCCAGGCCCTCGTTGTCGGTGAAGAACCGCGCCCGTTGGCTCAGGTAGGAGTTCTCCGACTCCACGTTGGCGAAGCTGAAACACTTGGTGAAGCGCATCTTGGTGAGCGGCGACTTCTCCAGCGCCAGCAGCAGCTTGGAGACGTCCTTGACGCCGCAGTGGCCGTAGTCGAACTCCGCCTCGGCCACGTGGGTGTTGACGCGCTCGTGGTAGACCTGGGTGCTGGTGTAGGCGTCGCCGTTGCGGTAGCGGGTGACCTGCCGGGTTCGCCGCACGTAGTGGTAGCTGATGGCCTTCCACCAGATGCAGGGCTTGGCCCGCTGCATCCTCTGGATCCGCTCGTAGATGCCCTCCACGTCCAGCTGGTGCTGCAGCCGGCTCTTGACCTGGCAGTGCCAGCACTCCACCAGGTAGACCAGGTAGAGCATGGCCAGCAGGGCCACGGGGATGTAGAGGTAGCCGTCGGAGCAGGGGCTGTCGTGGTACATCATGGACTTCCCTTTGAAGGCGCTGTCGAAGGTGAGGCGGGTGACCTTGGTGACGTGGCACCAGACCATGGCGCCCATGCAGCCGTACATGAGGACGGACAGGAGGAGGCATTTCCAGAAGCTCTCCCGGCACAGGGACTTGCTCAGGGACTGCTTGAGGGGTCTCTGctgaggacagacagacagacagacaggagcgGCGTGAGGACACTCTCCAGCAGAGCTGGCCGCCGCCCGCTCCGGACCTCAACGTAGGGACCAAACCAAACTCTGGAGCCAAACGCAAGATCCGTAAACCCGTGGTCCGAACACGGGACCCGGGAGGCTCACGCGCCCGTGAAGTCGCAGCACCGCTCTGATGCTTTCTGGGAGGCGCCGTGCTGCAGCGCCCCCCGAACCTCCCGCCGCACCACGCAAGCACCCGCTTTATTGAATGGTGACGGTGGCGCCTTCGAGGTTGCTCACCTCTGACATGCAGCTCCTAAGAGCCAGCCAAGCAGCGGGCTGCTCCACTCCGCTCCACTGACCCGTCTGACGGCGGGACTCTGGGACGGGAAGCTGCGGATGACGCTGCTGCAGCCCAAAGAACGAAACCCGCCCGCGCGTCTCGCCACCCTCTGCATTCACGCACTGCGACAAGAGCTACCTcctctctgcgctcctcctcgCACacggtggtgctgctgctctcgCTGGCGGACGCGGCCGAAGCTGGAGGAGACATGATGGTTCCGCCGCGACTCAGGCTCGGTTCTGGCGCAGGAACTTGAGCGGACGCGCTGCTGGATGACGGAGGTGACGGA comes from the Synchiropus splendidus isolate RoL2022-P1 chromosome 16, RoL_Sspl_1.0, whole genome shotgun sequence genome and includes:
- the mtres1 gene encoding mitochondrial transcription rescue factor 1; protein product: MRLCSTVARWSCQVPKLAQLLTVRQLTRQHHLLAAALTRWDPGSVCARQPWGCSGGRPRLPCRRFKSNSEKGAAGTTADEEEEEEEEEEAHGEDEEQPDASVPDGYKDVEKSVQSFRYDMIMKAGLDVARNKIEDALYHSRLRLNGQRLLKKSKKVRVGDTLDLIVSEDKEAGTVQLKRVVLRKVLWESPEEERFKVSLRRWKILELRSQEASKLDSGPVQGHGTREVPAGAGG
- the tmem151bb gene encoding transmembrane protein 151B isoform X1, producing the protein MSPPASAASASESSSTTVCEEERREEQRPLKQSLSKSLCRESFWKCLLLSVLMYGCMGAMVWCHVTKVTRLTFDSAFKGKSMMYHDSPCSDGYLYIPVALLAMLYLVYLVECWHCQVKSRLQHQLDVEGIYERIQRMQRAKPCIWWKAISYHYVRRTRQVTRYRNGDAYTSTQVYHERVNTHVAEAEFDYGHCGVKDVSKLLLALEKSPLTKMRFTKCFSFANVESENSYLSQRARFFTDNEGLDDYMEAREGMHLKNLELKEHVLVLADPQRLPWYLSQPVFWMASFLTFSWPLRVFTEYRTAYVHYRVEKLFGHDYLPATPCEDRPYWRRIPRVNTVDSTELEWHIRSNQQLVPSYSEAGLMDLAQRPCGRCHRAVSCSSVFSRSALSVCAGSRLPFSSSRFSLARRHGSRRSCFWRSGSLDEQESPGENTRLAAEEEEEPPLYEDALCYPVLIVHCSESCHNHRSFHRNGACVETSL
- the tmem151bb gene encoding transmembrane protein 151B isoform X2, which produces MSEQRPLKQSLSKSLCRESFWKCLLLSVLMYGCMGAMVWCHVTKVTRLTFDSAFKGKSMMYHDSPCSDGYLYIPVALLAMLYLVYLVECWHCQVKSRLQHQLDVEGIYERIQRMQRAKPCIWWKAISYHYVRRTRQVTRYRNGDAYTSTQVYHERVNTHVAEAEFDYGHCGVKDVSKLLLALEKSPLTKMRFTKCFSFANVESENSYLSQRARFFTDNEGLDDYMEAREGMHLKNLELKEHVLVLADPQRLPWYLSQPVFWMASFLTFSWPLRVFTEYRTAYVHYRVEKLFGHDYLPATPCEDRPYWRRIPRVNTVDSTELEWHIRSNQQLVPSYSEAGLMDLAQRPCGRCHRAVSCSSVFSRSALSVCAGSRLPFSSSRFSLARRHGSRRSCFWRSGSLDEQESPGENTRLAAEEEEEPPLYEDALCYPVLIVHCSESCHNHRSFHRNGACVETSL